The segment ACTGGCATAGAGCTTGCCCATCTCCCCGTCCCGGTCGTTGACAAACCCATCGAGCGACATGATCATTCCAAAACAAACTTTTGCCACATTGCCCACTCCTTTTCTTCCAGTTATTTATTGGATGCTTTTTCATAATTCTTTTTCTGTACACGAACAGGATTTCAGTTCTTGCTAGTAGATTCCTTCTTGCAGCTGTTTTCTCCTTCCCACTCATTTCTTCCAATAAAATTTGTACAAATTTTCTTTCTTTTTTTATTTATTCCGTTACAATAGAAGGTTTAAAGACGTTCAAAAGGAAATAACAGATAGATTTGGAAATGAGATGTAAGGGGATGAATGAAATGAAAATCATTAAAGGCAAATACAGCGACGCAAAAGTCTTTACGAATAATATCGATGACGTGACCGTATCTCAAATAGAAGGGTTTTTGAATGAAGAACTGACGAAGGAAGCAAATGTACGGATCATGCCGGACTGCCACGCTGGAAAAGGTGCGGTCATCGGGACAACGATGAAAGTGACGGATCGCGTGGTTCCGAATTTGGTCGGAGTGGATATCGGCTGCGGAATGCTGTGTGTGGAAATCAAAAAGAAAGATATTGATTTTGCCGAACTGGATGCGGCGGTCCGGGCTTTAGTCCCTTCCGGCCAGTCGATTCGTACAACTGCGCATGATTATATTGGCAATGTTCAACTGGACAAGGTACTGGCGAATTTTTCAGAAGACGCCGCCGCACTTTCACTTGGCACCCTTGGCGGCGGCAATCATTTTATCGAAATGAATGAAACAGAAGATGGCCGCCTGTTCTTGGTCATCCATAGCGGGAGCCGCCATCTCGGCGTAAAAGTCGCAAACTTCCACCAAAAGAAAGCCATTGAAAGTTTGGCAAGCGATAAAGAAGGATTGAATGAGCTGATTGCCCAGCTGAAAACTGAAGGCAGGCATCAGGAAATCTATGCAGCCATGAAGTCCTTTAAATCTGCAAAGCCTGTAATTCCGAATGATCTCGCTTATCTGCAGGGATCTCTCATGGAAGATTATTTTAATGATTTGAAAATCGCCCAAGATTATGCCAAATGGAACCGCGCAGCGATGATGCAGGTTTTAATGGAAGCGATGAACTTTGAAGAAGCCGGGCGAATCGATACTGTCCATAACTACATTGATTTCGAGCATATGATTTTGCGAAAAGGCGCCATCTCAGCAAGAAAAGATGAACTGGTCTTGATTCCGATCAATATGCGGGACGGCTCGCTTCTCGCAAAAGGAAAAGGCAATGACGACTGGAACCAATCCGGACCACATGGCGCTGGACGCATCCTTTCCAGAACGAAAGCCAAAGAACTTCTTCAGCTGGATGATTTCACAGACACGATGAAGAATGTCTATACGACGAGTGTGAATCAGGACACCATCGACGAGTCGCCATTTGCCTATAAGACGATGGAAGAAATCATCAACAATACAATAGAGACCATTGAAATCCAATCCGTCCTGAAACCTGTCTATAATTTTAAGGCAGCTGAATTCCAGGGCTGGAGACGAAAATGAAGGATGAGAGCAGCTTAAGAGCTGCTCTTTTTATTACTCTTAAAATTTGGAAGAAGAAACAGCGATAATAAGAACGAGGCAAAAGAATATACTTACACTCTTCTTACTTTTGAAAATGATTGAATAAAATTGAGCATAACTTTGCAAATACTGTTAATCAAAAACAAAAGCCTTTCTGCATACTTTCAAATGGATATAAAAATACCCTTTCTCCAACTAGAGGGAAAGGGCGTTATTTTGCGGCATATTATTTGTAAACAGTTAAGAGTCTAT is part of the Planococcus shenhongbingii genome and harbors:
- a CDS encoding RtcB family protein, whose protein sequence is MNEMKIIKGKYSDAKVFTNNIDDVTVSQIEGFLNEELTKEANVRIMPDCHAGKGAVIGTTMKVTDRVVPNLVGVDIGCGMLCVEIKKKDIDFAELDAAVRALVPSGQSIRTTAHDYIGNVQLDKVLANFSEDAAALSLGTLGGGNHFIEMNETEDGRLFLVIHSGSRHLGVKVANFHQKKAIESLASDKEGLNELIAQLKTEGRHQEIYAAMKSFKSAKPVIPNDLAYLQGSLMEDYFNDLKIAQDYAKWNRAAMMQVLMEAMNFEEAGRIDTVHNYIDFEHMILRKGAISARKDELVLIPINMRDGSLLAKGKGNDDWNQSGPHGAGRILSRTKAKELLQLDDFTDTMKNVYTTSVNQDTIDESPFAYKTMEEIINNTIETIEIQSVLKPVYNFKAAEFQGWRRK